A region from the Micrococcus cohnii genome encodes:
- a CDS encoding phosphate ABC transporter substrate-binding protein PstS — protein MKAFRVGRSAALLSVAALALTACSSADNGGGNGGENGGGNSNASGTLTGGGASSQEAAMTAWKDGVKSVASDLTVQYSPDGSGAGREGFLDGQFSFAGSDAAMDEEELEKSKEVCGDKGAFHVPAYISPIAIAYNLEGVEGIKMDAETIAKVFSGEIKKWNDEQIQKQNEGLELPDKDITVVHRSDDSGTTENFTAYLTEAAGDAWKYDEVEVWPGEITAESAQGTKGVVGLASDTDGAITYTDASAAGDLNTVHVGVGEEYVEYSSEAAAAVVDKSEQNEDGSIKLDRATEEEGVYPVVLVSYHIYCNEYQDQKTADQVKAFAEYVVSEDGQKTAEESAGNAPISEDTRKAAQERIKKISAQG, from the coding sequence ATGAAGGCTTTCCGCGTCGGCCGCTCTGCCGCACTCCTCTCTGTTGCCGCCCTGGCCCTGACCGCCTGCTCCTCCGCCGACAACGGCGGTGGCAACGGCGGCGAGAACGGCGGCGGCAACTCCAACGCCTCGGGCACTCTCACCGGCGGCGGCGCCTCGTCGCAGGAGGCGGCCATGACCGCCTGGAAGGACGGCGTGAAGTCGGTCGCCTCCGACCTCACCGTCCAGTACTCGCCGGACGGCTCGGGCGCCGGCCGTGAGGGCTTCCTCGACGGTCAGTTCTCCTTCGCCGGCTCCGACGCCGCCATGGACGAGGAGGAGCTGGAGAAGTCCAAGGAGGTCTGCGGCGACAAGGGCGCGTTCCACGTGCCGGCCTACATCTCCCCGATCGCCATCGCCTACAACCTCGAGGGCGTCGAGGGCATCAAGATGGACGCCGAGACCATCGCGAAGGTCTTCTCGGGCGAGATCAAGAAGTGGAACGACGAGCAGATCCAGAAGCAGAACGAGGGCCTCGAGCTGCCGGACAAGGACATTACCGTCGTCCACCGCTCGGACGACTCGGGCACCACCGAGAACTTCACCGCCTACCTCACCGAGGCCGCGGGCGACGCCTGGAAGTACGACGAGGTCGAGGTGTGGCCGGGGGAGATCACCGCCGAGTCCGCCCAGGGCACCAAGGGCGTCGTGGGCCTGGCCTCCGACACGGACGGCGCGATCACCTACACCGACGCCTCCGCTGCCGGTGATCTGAACACCGTGCACGTGGGCGTGGGCGAGGAGTACGTCGAGTACTCCTCCGAGGCCGCCGCGGCCGTGGTCGACAAGTCCGAGCAGAACGAGGACGGCTCGATCAAGCTCGACCGCGCCACCGAGGAGGAGGGCGTCTACCCGGTTGTGCTGGTCTCCTACCACATCTACTGCAACGAGTACCAGGACCAGAAGACCGCCGACCAGGTCAAGGCCTTCGCTGAGTACGTCGTCTCCGAGGACGGCCAGAAGACCGCCGAGGAGAGCGCGGGCAACGCCCCGATCTCCGAGGACACCCGCAAGGCCGCCCAGGAGCGCATCAAGAAGATCTCCGCCCAGGGCTGA
- the pstC gene encoding phosphate ABC transporter permease subunit PstC produces the protein MSSTPAESAAPRSSNLKSSRGGAAGDKVFSALSLGAGILILLVLAFVALFLVSESLPALMPEAFGEELKSADSFFDYVWPLMAGTLMAAIIAILLATPVAVGVALFISHYAPPRIAQPVGYVIDLLAAIPSVVYGVWGWLTLAPMMVPIYSWLHEYLGFIPFFGGSVTTTGRTLMTSGVVLAVMILPIITAMCREIFTQTPKLHEEAALGLGATRWEMIKMTVFPFARAGIISSIMLGLGRALGETMAVTMVLSPGAFNWSLVQSGANATIPSEIALNFPEAYGIRLNELIAAGLMLFVITLIVNMVARWIVNKHKEFSGAN, from the coding sequence GTGTCTTCCACCCCCGCTGAGTCGGCCGCCCCGCGGTCCTCGAACCTGAAGTCCTCTCGCGGCGGCGCCGCCGGGGACAAAGTCTTCTCCGCGCTCTCCCTGGGCGCGGGCATCCTGATCCTGCTCGTCCTCGCGTTCGTGGCGCTCTTCCTCGTCAGCGAGTCCTTGCCGGCGCTCATGCCAGAGGCGTTCGGGGAGGAACTGAAGTCAGCCGACTCCTTCTTCGACTACGTGTGGCCGCTGATGGCCGGCACGCTGATGGCCGCGATCATCGCGATCCTGTTGGCCACGCCGGTGGCGGTGGGCGTGGCGCTGTTCATCTCCCACTACGCGCCGCCGAGGATCGCGCAGCCGGTCGGCTACGTGATCGATCTGCTCGCGGCGATTCCCTCCGTCGTCTACGGCGTGTGGGGCTGGCTGACGCTCGCGCCGATGATGGTGCCGATCTACTCGTGGCTGCATGAGTACCTGGGCTTCATCCCGTTCTTCGGCGGCTCGGTCACGACCACGGGTCGCACGCTGATGACCTCGGGCGTCGTTCTAGCGGTGATGATCCTGCCGATCATCACCGCCATGTGCCGAGAGATCTTCACGCAGACGCCGAAGCTGCATGAGGAGGCCGCGCTCGGTCTCGGTGCCACGCGCTGGGAGATGATCAAGATGACCGTCTTCCCGTTCGCCCGCGCCGGCATCATCTCCTCGATCATGCTCGGCCTCGGCCGTGCGCTCGGCGAGACCATGGCCGTGACCATGGTGCTCTCCCCGGGCGCCTTCAACTGGTCGCTGGTCCAGTCCGGCGCCAACGCCACTATTCCCTCGGAGATCGCGCTCAACTTCCCGGAGGCCTACGGCATCCGGCTCAATGAGCTGATCGCCGCCGGCCTCATGCTGTTCGTGATCACCCTGATCGTGAACATGGTGGCTCGCTGGATCGTCAATAAGCACAAGGAATTCTCGGGGGCCAACTGA